One window from the genome of Eucalyptus grandis isolate ANBG69807.140 chromosome 7, ASM1654582v1, whole genome shotgun sequence encodes:
- the LOC120296198 gene encoding putative receptor-like protein kinase At3g47110: MEKQLFLILHSALLWWWSSITIFEAYLQNQTDLLTLASFKNAIHKDPFRVLSSWNDSTYHCEWQGVLCSRRHPGRVTSLDLRSQGLEGLLSSHVGNLSFLRILFLQNNSFHSEIPPQIGNLLRLRVLVLSNNSFGGPIPSNLSRCSNLETLNLIDNQLVGGIHSDLSSLTRLKGLGLAKNSLVGPIPRSIGNLSLLQKLSLRANVLSGEIPEELSKLKRLTFFALSSNKLIGEVPAGLLNISDIVSFDVGDNQLRGNFLNDVSIASPSLYRLHAYVNLFTGMIPSALTNFTGLGMLSLDQNNFHGPIPKNLGRLKGLYKITLSYNQLQDDLSFISSLVNCSNLNAIDMQGNLFHGSLPRSFSNLSNSIEWIFMSDNQIQGSIPLALRNLFNLSFWDLSNNFLTDCIPHSIGALSNLQKLGLGGNRLTGEIPSSIGNITSLNALDLSSNIFQGHIPQSLGNCKQLIMLDLSDNNLIGSIPIEIMGLSSLSIILSLANNNLGGSLPLQVGSLKNLGILDLSYNRLTGLIPTSISECLVLERLYLEANSFHGQIPEALRPLQGLQELDLSNNNFSGPIPSFLARLLLLKYLNLSFNQLEGQVPEGGVFLNASSVSLYGNTELCGGVPDLKLPLCKSPSSKKSSSTKARVIYVVAGSLSCLALLLLCLSIFYRKKKQTTTNASTSLSFENQFLRISYEQLLRATNRFSKTNLIGKGRYGTVYKGILDGGAMVATKVLNLMQRGASRSFISECRTLGTIRHRNLVKILSVCSAWTFVAMTSKL, translated from the coding sequence ATGGAAAAACAGCTGTTTCTTATTCTTCACTCTGCCCTCTTGTGGTGGTGGAGCTCAATCACAATCTTTGAAGCATACTTGCAAAACCAAACAGATCTACTTACATTAGCCTCCTTCAAAAACGCAATACACAAAGACCCATTTagagtcttgagctcttggaatgATTCTACTTATCATTGTGAGTGGCAAGGTGTTTTGTGCAGCAGAAGACATCCTGGGAGGGTCACATCCCTGGACTTGAGATCACAAGGCTTGGAAGGCTTACTATCTTCTCATGTAGGTAACCTCTCTTTTCTGAGGATCCTATTTTTGCAGAACAACAgctttcatagtgaaatcccaCCACAGATTGGCAACTTGCTTCGGcttcgtgttcttgttcttAGTAACAACTCATTTGGTGGGCCGATACCCTCTAATCTTTCTCGCTGCTCGAATCTCGAGACCCTGAATCTCATAGATAATCAACTTGTGGGGGGAATTCATTCTGATCTTAGTTCTTTAACAAGACTCAAAGGCTTGGGCTTGGCTAAGAACAGTCTCGTAGGTCCTATTCCTCGTTCAATTGGAAACCTCTCGCTACTACAAAAGCTCTCCCTGAGAGCAAATGTGTTAAGCGGAGAAATACCCGAAGAATTGTCCAAACTCAAGAGATTGACATTTTTCGCGCTATCTTCCAACAAACTAATCGGTGAGGTTCCAGCGGGGCTTTTAAACATCTCTGACATTGTTTCATTTGATGTTGGTGATAACCAGTTGCGGGGAAACTTTCTCAATGATGTCAGCATCGCTTCTCCTTCTCTCTATCGCCTTCACGCCTATGTTAACTTGTTCACCGGGATGATTCCGTCAGCGTTAACGAATTTCACAGGCCTTGGAATGCTTAGCCTTGACCAGAACAACTTCCACGGGCCAATACCCAAAAATCTAGGAAGGCTAAAGGGCCTTTATAAGATTACATTGAGCTATAACCAATTGCAGGATGACTTGAGTTTTATCTCTTCTTTAGTTAATTGTTCCAACTTAAATGCTATTGACATGCAAGGGAACTTGTTTCACGGATCGTTGCCGAGATCCTTCTCCAATCTCTCCAACAGCATTGAGTGGATTTTTATGTCAGACAATCAGATCCAAGGATCTATACCTTTAGCCCTCAGAAATCTTTTCAACTTGTCTTTCTGGGATTTAAGTAATAATTTTCTAACTGATTGCATTCCTCATTCCATCGGAGCACTTTCCAACTTGCAGAAACTTGGTTTAGGCGGGAACAGGTTAACTGGAGAGATACCGTCTTCGATTGGTAACATTACATCATTAAATGCCCTTGACCTTTCCTCCAACATTTTCCAAGGCCACATACCACAAAGTCTCGGCAACTGCAAGCAACTAATTATGCTTGATCTTTCAGACAATAACCTAATTGGCTCAATTCCTATCGAAATCATGGGTCTTTCTTCCTTGTCGATCATCCTTAGTTTAGCAAATAATAATTTAGGTGGATCTCTTCCATTGCAAGTTGGATCTTTAAAGAATCTTGGCATATTAGATCTGTCTTACAACAGATTGACCGGCTTAATTCCAACGTCCATCAGCGAGTGCTTGGTATTGGAACGACTTTACTTAGAAGCTAATTCTTTTCATGGTCAAATCCCCGAAGCTTTACGTCCATTACAGGGTCTACAAGAGCTGGACCtttccaataataatttttctggtCCAATCCCGAGCTTTCTCGCAAGGCTCTTACTACTCAAGTACTTGAATTTGTCCTTCAATCAACTAGAAGGACAAGTTCCAGAGGGTGGAGTTTTTCTTAATGCAAGTTCTGTATCGCTTTATGGAAATACGGAACTCTGTGGAGGTGTTCCCGATCTGAAGCTTCCTCTTTGCAAATCGCCAAGCTCTAAGAAGTCTTCTTCAACCAAGGCCAGAGTAATATATGTGGTAGCTGGCAGTTTGTCATGTTTAGCTCTGTTGCTCCTATGTTTGTCTATCTTTTATCGTAAAAAGAAGCAGACGACAACCAATGCCTCCACTTCATTATCTTTCGAGAACCAATTCTTGAGGATTTCTTATGAACAACTCCTGAGAGCGACTAACAGATTCTCCAAGACCAATTTGATTGGTAAAGGGAGATATGGCACAGTTTATAAGGGGATTCTTGATGGAGGTGCCATGGTGGCGACGAAGGTGCTCAATCTAATGCAAAGAGGTGCTTCGAGGAGCTTTATCTCCGAATGTCGAACTCTAGGAACCATTAGACACCGAAACCTCGTGAAGATACTAAGTGTCTGTTCGGCGTGGACTTTTGTGGCAATGACTTCAAAGCTCTAA
- the LOC104443047 gene encoding putative receptor-like protein kinase At3g47110 yields the protein MANESLEEWLHPGTIGRDDECSESRNLRLVQRLNIAIDIATAIEYLHKGCYPAIVHGDLKPSNVLMDSNMMARVGDFGLAKIISTVSSEAKGVQDQGSSTSTAVRGSIGYVPPEYGMGHKVSTLGDAYSYGILLLEMFTGKRPTEEAFGHHLNLHNFVRMALPNQAMDIIDLRLWSEAGDRQQEMKIRDCIISVFEVGVACSMESPPDRMGMTEAIKKLHLIKARCRRHPQTLRWPFDLIIVYNLIVDDERSSTRGLETHQRHKLDIRASLAALK from the exons ATGGCTAATGAGAGCTTGGAGGAGTGGCTGCACCCTGGAACTATAGGACGAGATGATGAGTGTAGCGAATCGAGAAATCTAAGACTAGTGCAAAGATTAAACATCGCCATTGACATAGCTACCGCGATCGAATATCTCCACAAGGGTTGCTATCCAGCCATTGTCCATGGAGATCTGAAGCCGAGTAATGTGCTTATGGACAGCAACATGATGGCTCGAGTTGGAGATTTTGGGCTTGCAAAGATCATTTCAACAGTGTCTTCTGAAGCCAAAGGAGTTCAAGACCAGGGTAGTTCAACTTCAACTGCAGTAAGAGGATCCATTGGCTATGTGCCTCCTG AGTATGGCATGGGACACAAGGTTTCCACACTTGGGGATGCATATAGTTACGGCATTCTATTATTGGAGATGTTCACGGGAAAGAGACCCACTGAAGAGGCCTTTGGGCACCATCTTAACCTCCACAACTTTGTCCGAATGGCTCTTCCGAATCAAGCAATGGACATTATAGACTTAAGGCTTTGGAGTGAAGCTGGTGATCGACAACAAGAGATGAAAATCAGAGATTGCATTATCTCTGTATTCGAAGTTGGAGTCGCATGTTCGATGGAATCACCGCCGGATCGGATGGGCATGACCGAGGCAATAAAGAAATTACACTTGATCAAG GCTAGATGTAGGAGGCATCCCCAAACCTTGAGATGGCCTTTTGATCTCATCATCGTCTACAACTTGATTGTAGATGATGAGAGGAGCTCGACGCGAGGTCTTGAGACTCACCAAAGGCATAAACTTGACATTCGGGCAAGCTTGGCTGCCCTCAAatga
- the LOC120296199 gene encoding pathogenesis-related leaf protein 6-like, producing the protein MRMHLQIWTLATSTASRPQGLVRARRRLTAAIARSGRRKNIKSSKQRRITSFTCLLISISLFQPTHAQNSPQDYLDSHNAARKQVGVANMTWDNMLAAYAQSYANQRVSDCGLVHSNGPYGENLAKGTGTFTGTYAVSLWVAEKQNYNYNTNTCVSGCDCLHYTQMVWRDSVRVGCAKVQCNNGWWYVVCNYDPPGNYEGELPY; encoded by the exons ATGAGGATGCACCTCCAGATCTGGACGCTTGCAACCTCGACAGCATCAAGGCCTCAAGGGTTGGTTAGAGCTCGTCGACGTCTGACGGCAGCCATTGCTAGGAGTGGGAGGAGGAAAAA CATAAAAAGCTCAAAACAACGACGTATAACAAGTTTCACCTGCC TTCTcatctctatttctctctttcaaCCTACTCATGCCCAAAACTCACCCCAAGACTATCTTGACTCTCACAATGCCGCTCGGAAGCAAGTTGGCGTGGCGAACATGACATGGGACAACATGCTTGCTGCCTACGCCCAAAGCTATGCAAACCAACGGGTTAGCGACTGCGGCCTTGTGCACTCCAATGGACCCTATGGCGAGAACCTTGCCAAGGGCACTGGCACATTCACTGGCACCTACGCCGTCAGCTTATGGGTTGCAGAGAAGCAGAACTACAATTACAACACCAACACCTGCGTGAGCGGGTGTGATTGCTTGCACTACACTCAAATGGTTTGGCGTGACTCAGTTCGAGTCGGGTGTGCTAAGGTTCAGTGTAACAATGGGTGGTGGTACGTTGTGTGCAACTACGATCCTCCAGGCAACTATGAAGGAGAGCTTCCATACTAG